A stretch of Planococcus citri chromosome 5, ihPlaCitr1.1, whole genome shotgun sequence DNA encodes these proteins:
- the LOC135849178 gene encoding traB domain-containing protein-like isoform X1 encodes MDHIAEANVDQAYDLSASISETTGYNNYSEYLSPDSSISELYSTASTFSDMFFPGEDDSDPDLGEFDKNLPHTVTLLKTQDGARVYVLGTGHFSVESQNDVSKVMQAVKPHILVVELCPDRANVMQMDEETIVKEAKDLSLEKLKSIFKETGVFQGIIYVLLLKLSASLTINHGMAPGGEFRRALKEMVELKKCFLCYGDRPLRITMKRALSKLSWWQSICMFCNLLFSKADISAEEIEKCKQKDILEELMAKLLADYPDLSHVLVNERDIFLTHSLQLAAEKQINIAGRGRVPTRVVGIVGIGHCSGITKLWGKVKPEDIPPLLVIPEPSRSDIIIKRTFKISFVCLGLVGIYYIVPFPKSWSSSVKSACSSLISKISLAVKN; translated from the exons ATGGATCATATAGCT gaAGCGAACGTAGATCAAGCGTACGATTTAAGTGCTTCCATCAGCGAAACAACTGGATACAATAACTACAGCGAGTATTTATCACCGGATAGTTCGATCAGTGAATTATATTCGACAGCTTCGACGTTCTCAGACA TGTTTTTCCCCGGAGAAGACGACAGCGACCCCGATTTGGGTGAATTCGATAAAAACCTGCCTCACACGGTAACTTTACTCAAAACACAAGATGGAGCTAGAGTTTACGTGCTCGGTACTGGGCATTTTAGCGTCGAGAGTCAAAATGACGTGTCCAAG GTTATGCAAGCTGTAAAACCTCATATTTTAGTCGTAGAATTATGTCCGGATAGAGCTAACGTTATGCAAATGGACGAAGAGACTATAGTTAAAGAAGCGAAAGATCTATCACTGG aaaaattgaagtcaattttcaaagaaaccggtgtctttcaaggtataatatacgtttTACTGCTGAAACTATCTGCCAGTTTGACCATCAATCATGGTATGGCACCAGGAGGCGAATTTCGAAGAGCTCTAAAAGAA ATGGTAGAGTTGAAGAAATGCTTCCTATGTTACGGCGATAGACCACTAAGAATCACCATGAAAAGAGCTTTATCGAAGCTCAGCTGGTGGCaatcgatttgtatgttttgtaatttactctTCTCCAAGGCAGACATAAG CGCcgaagaaatagaaaaatgtaaACAGAAAGATATTCTGGAAGAACTGATGGCCAAGTTACTAGCCGATTATCCAGATCTATCTCACGTTCTGGTCAACGAACGCGATATCTTTCTGACCCATTCGTTGCAATTGGCAGCCGAAAAGCAAATTAATATCGCCGGAAGAG GTCGTGTTCCTACAAGAGTAGTTGGTATCGTTGGTATCGGTCATTGCTCCGGTATTACTAAATTATGGGGCAAAGTTAAACCCGAAGATATTCCTCCGTTGCTCGT AATTCCAGAACCATCGAGAAGTGATATTATTATCAAGAGAACTTTCAAAATAAGCTTCGTATGTTTAGGTTTAGTTGGTATCTACTACATCGTTCCGTTCCCCAAATCGTGGTCGTCTTCTGTCAAATCTGCCTGTTCTTCGTTAATTTCTAAG ATTTCATTAGCagtgaaaaattaa
- the LOC135849178 gene encoding traB domain-containing protein-like isoform X2: protein MFFPGEDDSDPDLGEFDKNLPHTVTLLKTQDGARVYVLGTGHFSVESQNDVSKVMQAVKPHILVVELCPDRANVMQMDEETIVKEAKDLSLEKLKSIFKETGVFQGIIYVLLLKLSASLTINHGMAPGGEFRRALKEMVELKKCFLCYGDRPLRITMKRALSKLSWWQSICMFCNLLFSKADISAEEIEKCKQKDILEELMAKLLADYPDLSHVLVNERDIFLTHSLQLAAEKQINIAGRGRVPTRVVGIVGIGHCSGITKLWGKVKPEDIPPLLVIPEPSRSDIIIKRTFKISFVCLGLVGIYYIVPFPKSWSSSVKSACSSLISKISLAVKN, encoded by the exons A TGTTTTTCCCCGGAGAAGACGACAGCGACCCCGATTTGGGTGAATTCGATAAAAACCTGCCTCACACGGTAACTTTACTCAAAACACAAGATGGAGCTAGAGTTTACGTGCTCGGTACTGGGCATTTTAGCGTCGAGAGTCAAAATGACGTGTCCAAG GTTATGCAAGCTGTAAAACCTCATATTTTAGTCGTAGAATTATGTCCGGATAGAGCTAACGTTATGCAAATGGACGAAGAGACTATAGTTAAAGAAGCGAAAGATCTATCACTGG aaaaattgaagtcaattttcaaagaaaccggtgtctttcaaggtataatatacgtttTACTGCTGAAACTATCTGCCAGTTTGACCATCAATCATGGTATGGCACCAGGAGGCGAATTTCGAAGAGCTCTAAAAGAA ATGGTAGAGTTGAAGAAATGCTTCCTATGTTACGGCGATAGACCACTAAGAATCACCATGAAAAGAGCTTTATCGAAGCTCAGCTGGTGGCaatcgatttgtatgttttgtaatttactctTCTCCAAGGCAGACATAAG CGCcgaagaaatagaaaaatgtaaACAGAAAGATATTCTGGAAGAACTGATGGCCAAGTTACTAGCCGATTATCCAGATCTATCTCACGTTCTGGTCAACGAACGCGATATCTTTCTGACCCATTCGTTGCAATTGGCAGCCGAAAAGCAAATTAATATCGCCGGAAGAG GTCGTGTTCCTACAAGAGTAGTTGGTATCGTTGGTATCGGTCATTGCTCCGGTATTACTAAATTATGGGGCAAAGTTAAACCCGAAGATATTCCTCCGTTGCTCGT AATTCCAGAACCATCGAGAAGTGATATTATTATCAAGAGAACTTTCAAAATAAGCTTCGTATGTTTAGGTTTAGTTGGTATCTACTACATCGTTCCGTTCCCCAAATCGTGGTCGTCTTCTGTCAAATCTGCCTGTTCTTCGTTAATTTCTAAG ATTTCATTAGCagtgaaaaattaa